One Leptolyngbya sp. 'hensonii' DNA segment encodes these proteins:
- a CDS encoding diguanylate cyclase, which translates to MANVPDNIQEQLILLRQAYTSQLLGKVGQIEQIWAQRHDQWDDRILATFHRMTHSLAGSGATFGFSVLSDRAYTLERFLRSMRDNGHTLTTEEEDQISTLLVLLQQATTQPDLEMAMSQLDHHILASASSQPQKENRLIYLVKDDLHLAKDLIQQISYFGYTVHGFETLAELRNAIHQAVPAAIIIDIVASEGAFAGTDVITSIQQDQPASIPIIFISVRSDLIARLQAVQAGGHAYFTKPVEISALIDRLDQLTVYPTHDPYRIMIIEDEATLADYYAFTLQQAEMVTVVVTDPLLVMQPLIEFRPDLILMDVYMPRCSGLDLATVIRQWEAYVSIPIVFLSTETNRDKQLNAMSLGGDDFLMKPIHPDHLIKSVESRARRSRILRSFMVKDSLTGLLNHTKTKEQLSIELLRSQRQRTNLVFAMIDIDRFKSINDTYGHQVGDRVIKSLARMLSQRLRKTDCIGRYGGEEFAVILPATDGPTAVRVLDELRAGFAQIRHQASNQEFSVTFSCGLAAYPSHSDVTSLSDAADRALYAAKSLGRNQVVLAGS; encoded by the coding sequence ATGGCTAACGTTCCTGACAACATTCAGGAGCAGTTGATTCTTCTGCGCCAGGCTTACACCAGTCAGTTGCTGGGCAAAGTTGGGCAAATTGAGCAGATCTGGGCTCAGCGGCATGACCAATGGGACGATCGCATCCTGGCCACGTTTCACCGCATGACCCATAGTCTGGCCGGTTCTGGGGCCACGTTTGGGTTTTCGGTTTTGAGCGATCGAGCTTACACACTGGAGCGGTTTCTCCGTTCTATGAGAGATAACGGGCATACCCTGACGACGGAAGAAGAGGACCAGATCAGTACCCTGCTGGTGTTGCTGCAGCAGGCGACCACTCAGCCTGACCTGGAGATGGCCATGAGCCAGCTCGATCACCACATTCTGGCTAGTGCCAGTTCACAGCCCCAGAAGGAAAACCGTCTGATTTATCTGGTCAAGGATGATTTACACCTGGCTAAAGACCTGATCCAGCAAATCAGCTATTTTGGGTACACCGTGCATGGCTTTGAGACCCTTGCAGAATTGCGGAACGCTATCCATCAGGCTGTGCCTGCGGCCATTATCATTGACATTGTGGCCTCGGAAGGGGCTTTTGCTGGAACCGATGTAATCACATCCATCCAGCAAGACCAACCGGCTTCTATTCCCATCATATTTATTTCAGTTCGTAGCGATCTGATTGCCCGCTTGCAGGCTGTCCAGGCAGGGGGGCATGCGTATTTCACCAAGCCAGTAGAGATCAGTGCCCTGATCGATCGCCTGGATCAACTGACGGTTTATCCTACCCACGATCCCTACCGGATCATGATCATTGAGGATGAGGCCACCCTGGCTGATTATTATGCCTTTACCCTGCAACAGGCAGAGATGGTTACCGTGGTGGTGACGGATCCCTTACTCGTGATGCAACCCCTGATCGAATTTCGGCCTGATCTGATCCTGATGGATGTCTATATGCCCCGTTGCTCTGGCCTGGATCTGGCAACGGTAATTCGACAGTGGGAAGCCTATGTCAGTATTCCCATCGTGTTTCTCTCGACTGAGACTAACCGAGATAAGCAGCTCAATGCCATGAGCCTGGGTGGGGATGATTTTTTGATGAAGCCAATTCATCCTGACCATTTGATCAAGTCGGTTGAAAGTCGGGCTCGCCGATCGCGGATTTTGCGGTCTTTCATGGTGAAAGATAGCTTGACGGGCTTGCTGAACCACACAAAAACCAAGGAACAACTCTCGATCGAGCTCCTGCGATCGCAACGCCAGAGAACAAATCTGGTGTTTGCCATGATTGATATTGATCGATTTAAGTCAATCAATGACACCTACGGGCATCAGGTGGGTGATCGGGTGATTAAGAGCCTGGCCCGGATGCTATCTCAGCGTCTGCGCAAAACGGACTGTATTGGTCGCTATGGGGGTGAGGAGTTTGCTGTTATCCTGCCAGCTACCGATGGTCCCACAGCAGTCCGGGTGCTAGATGAACTCCGGGCAGGCTTTGCCCAGATTCGCCATCAGGCCAGCAATCAGGAGTTTTCGGTCACCTTCAGTTGTGGTCTGGCGGCCTATCCCAGCCATAGTGATGTGACCAGTCTCAGTGATGCTGCTGATCGGGCCCTCTATGCAGCCAAGTCTCTAGGGCGCAATCAGGTTGTGCTGGCAGGCTCCTGA
- a CDS encoding response regulator yields the protein MPIPTLSRILYVEDEPDIQAVARLALAAVGGFTVEVCSSGKEALDVAPVFAPDLILLDVMMPDLDGPSTFKALREVPQLVNTPVIFMTAKVQTHEVSQYKDLGALDVISKPFDPMTLSATINSIWADYYG from the coding sequence ATGCCAATACCAACTTTATCCCGCATTCTTTACGTTGAAGACGAGCCCGATATCCAGGCCGTTGCCCGCCTGGCTCTGGCGGCTGTTGGTGGCTTTACCGTTGAAGTCTGTAGTTCGGGAAAAGAAGCTCTGGATGTTGCTCCTGTCTTTGCGCCCGATCTGATCTTGCTGGATGTCATGATGCCGGATCTGGATGGTCCCAGCACCTTCAAGGCGTTGCGTGAAGTTCCTCAACTGGTCAACACGCCGGTAATTTTTATGACTGCCAAGGTGCAAACCCATGAAGTGAGTCAGTATAAGGATCTAGGAGCCCTTGATGTTATTTCTAAGCCCTTTGATCCGATGACCCTCTCTGCCACTATCAATAGCATCTGGGCGGATTATTATGGCTAA